GTTTATTGTGCACTGCTCTCGCGTGGGTGATTCGCTGGTGATGATCGGCGCGTAGGATTACGTAAATCTCGTAAAAATATCACAGCAAAAAAAGTTCAAAGAATCGCGTAATGTTGTGAAAATGCGGCGAAAATCAGCTGGCAAAACAGCTGACTGGCCATCTAGTGCTGCCATGCTGGCGTTTTAACAGTGGCACCATGGCATCTTGAGCTTTTTCTAGCTTTTAAAAGCCAGCTTGCTGCAGCACTAGATTTTGCACTGAAGCCAGTGCTGTTTCTTTGGCTCTTTTAGCTTGCTTCAGCTTTTATGCAAAATTAGAAAGAAACATTCAACAACTAAACaactaaaaatttaaatactcCATAAAAACTAGGAATACTGCTTAAGTGGCCTGCTAACAGAGGCCACATTTATTCAGCGGCATACCTTAGGTCGTACAAaattttactaaattaagtttgtTTACCGAAATCCAGATCACAcgttaatatatatacacagcTATATAAAGTTTCGTGACTAACTGGAGTTTAAGCTATTCAATTACACTATAGCCACGCAAATGGAATCCTACTTCCTGGGCAGGCGACCAGCACGCTCCATGGTGGCATCCTGGAGCTCCCAGGCGGGCCGATAGCCACCCAGATCGCAGGAGCAGACGGCATCGGAATTAGAACCACATTCACACTCGGCATCGGTGCGTCGGAGGTGCGGATTAGGCACTGTGTTCGCACGATTCCCGATCGAGGTGTAGCCCCGATCGTACAGGCTGCAATAGGGCACCGAGTTCAAGTGGATGTAGTGCCAGACGTCGTGGTAGCTCCACTCCAGCAGCGGATTCAGGCGCATCATCGGCGGCCAGTCGTTGTCCGtgggctaaaaaaaaaatcgaaattagcATCACTAGGCACTTGGGGTTTCCTAATAGGAAACAGCAGTTTCGAACTTTCCAAAACTATTTCAAGCTAGCTTCATTATTATCTTTGTGATCTTGTGAGATTTTCAAATAAGCGGGATACATTTGGTTTTGTAAAATACTCGAATAAATTCTATGTTAGGTGGTGAACCACAGAACTCGCTTATCTGCGGAATGGAATCATGACATTCGAAAATGCCACTGTCACTGTGATATTGGCAAAGGGCACATACTTTTCTAGATTAACAATGGCATAATTTTGATACTAAGGCTGTGACTTTGATAACTTGGCTTTATAATCAATCTACTACTCTTGAGAAAGAAACTTTTCTTCACACTTGAACCTACGAACTCCTGAGCATTTCAGtgcaaaacatttaaatatgatttatcTCCTGATTGCTATATTCCTAACCAGCTTCACCTGCATGGGCGCCAGATGCTGGCAGTAGGGATCCGTGTTGCGGCTGCCCACGAAGACGGCCTTGATCCGCGGCATGTCCGACGACATGTGGGTGAGTGCCTCCTTGAGCGTACCCTCGTACTGAACCAACTGGACGCGGTAGTTGCGTACGCAACGCTCGACGAACTCATCGATTTCCGGAAACGAATCGCCGGATTTAATGTACAGCATGGGAATGTCGCCGCTGGAGATGTTCTCCTGGCGCAGGTAACGCATAAGGAGATCGAGCAGCACGGTGCAATCCTTGCCGCCGTTGAAACAGAAAATTAGCTCCTCGACGCCGTAGATTTGCAGGGTTTCGGCGAAGAAGGCGAACGCTTTATTTTGCCGCTCCTCAATGGCCAGTCGATCCTCGGCTGTTAGTTCCATTGGATTTGATATATCCTGTCCCTTTGCCACATCCTTGGAGTTCTCCGAACGATCCGACATGCTCCGTTTCTCTAGAAACAAATGCTTTTTGCTAATGCTCTTTGCGCATAGAATGCTGTTGTTCGCTGTAATGTTTGTGATGTTTGTGATGTTCTTCCGGCATTCGTTCATGGTGCTCAGTGGGCGTAATGTTTGTGGGAGGCGTGGCCGTGCCCTGGCTAGCAAAAACGATGACGTCACACGCTGTTAAAGTCAAAAGAGCAACTATTAGCactcaataaataaaacataaaaaaaactttcgccgaaaaatatcttttttttgcgtgtgtgtgtgtgtgtgtaagtatttACTTTATGTAATTTTCTAGGCCCATAAACAAACTTTAACTGTGCGATGAGCGTGGTAAATGCTTCGGCGGTTGACGTGCGAGTGAGTTGGCTTATTTGTGGCCAGCCAAAAATTACATCACTTTCGTATCGGAAAAgtcagcaaaaacaaaaaaaaagtgatatAAAGCCAAAACCTCAGGCcctcacacgcacacgcacacacacgcatgcagGCCAAACACATggcgcacgcacacacgcgcATAGCTCACCCAATAGCTCATGTGTTTCGTTGCTGCATCGACTGTTTACTGGCGCACATTTAACTGATGAGTTACGGCGACAGCAATGCAATTATTccattttgttaattgttattCCGCGCCAGTgattttccttccttttttcGTCTTTTTAGTGCAACAACAAGCGAacggcgacaacaacaacaacaaagccaGGAAGCTTTGCGTACTATCGGTGCATCAGCTGTGCGCTGAATCTATCGATTGCACTCGATTAAGGCGGTTGGCTAGCtagaaattcaaaaaaaaagctagaaatttatacattaaataattttgaaagtttcgttttgattttaatcCGCAATTTCGCATATCGCCAGCAAATGCGACATATATACGCAAATTTTGTTTCTGTTCCGTCtgaagtaaaataaaatgttcgtagtttaaatgttttattcgacaataacaaattcgtgtttgtgtgtgtgcttaacaacaacaataaaaagcgTAATTAAAGTACGCTCTACACATCTAATAAATGGGCACTGTTGGCGTTTTCTATCAACTGGGTGTGTTTTCTTCGATTCTTGTGGCTTTTTTTCTTCACGGAGAGAAAATATCACATAACTGGTGATTTCATCCTGTTCCACTGGGCGCTTTACAAATTTCGATGCAGTGCATATAAACTTCGATATAAATTTCATGTACGTTCACACTTAACTtagacataaatatttaaaaactaagTTCATTGTCTAAAAGTTAGCAATATGATGGCCAGAATGAAATCTGAAAGTGGTGAAAATGTTGGTTTTGAAATAATGTTGCATTTGGTATGTAGAATATTTCCGCACAATCATTCAAAATATGCATCTCTTGTGTGTGGTAATTTTGATAGAGCCGTTTACAAATCGTAATTTTCATCGCTGAAACGTAAGCATCTTCGGTTTTTTTTCCGTGTACAAATTAGACATCCTTGTTATCCAGAATATCGTCGATGAGTCCGACGACCTTCTGTCGAAACTTTCGATTCTGCTTGCCGTTCATCTCCTTGATGTACGGATGCAGGCTGATCAGAAAGGAGTAGTCGGCATCCGGTTGTGAGCCACCTCCTCCTGGTCCGCCAGTGAAAACACTTAGAGCTGACGTAGCCGgctgcggcggcggtggtggtgatgttggtgttgttgttgttgtggttaaCTTGTGATGACCGCTGCCATGTCCCTTGAACCACTGCGTCAGATCCGACCAGCCCAGGTGATTGCCCAGCGCGGCGGCGGGCACCGAGACCAGCGACTGCTGGCTCACCATCCGCTCCAGCTGCTGGTTCGCATTTGACGAATCGTGCTCCACTTTGATGGAATGCAGGCGGAGCGGCAAACAGGCGGTGGGTTGCTCCCGATCCTGTTCCTGATTACGACGATGCTCCTCCTCGGACACCTGAACGTCCAGCGGCATCTCACCATCGCTCACCttggcctcctcctccgccgccaccacctcATCTTCCTGCTGAGCAGTGGCAGCTTGGCCGGGTTTGCGGAGCACCATGCCCGGCAGCTGCTTGTGGCAGGATCGCGACTTGGTGAACGGAACGAGAAACTGAAGATACTTCGATAGGTAGTATTTGCGCT
The DNA window shown above is from Drosophila melanogaster chromosome X and carries:
- the Flad1 gene encoding flavin adenine dinucleotide synthetase 1, isoform B, with the translated sequence MNECRKNITNITNITANNSILCAKSISKKHLFLEKRSMSDRSENSKDVAKGQDISNPMELTAEDRLAIEERQNKAFAFFAETLQIYGVEELIFCFNGGKDCTVLLDLLMRYLRQENISSGDIPMLYIKSGDSFPEIDEFVERCVRNYRVQLVQYEGTLKEALTHMSSDMPRIKAVFVGSRNTDPYCQHLAPMQPTDNDWPPMMRLNPLLEWSYHDVWHYIHLNSVPYCSLYDRGYTSIGNRANTVPNPHLRRTDAECECGSNSDAVCSCDLGGYRPAWELQDATMERAGRLPRK
- the CG4404 gene encoding uncharacterized protein, yielding MCWVAMARKDDPVFNVRFVQFVENQPCLWNYTHPGYSKKEDVQRAWQQVANDIKDTVRNCRERWRTIRSSFLRSLKLARTQTGRGKRKYYLSKYLQFLVPFTKSRSCHKQLPGMVLRKPGQAATAQQEDEVVAAEEEAKVSDGEMPLDVQVSEEEHRRNQEQDREQPTACLPLRLHSIKVEHDSSNANQQLERMVSQQSLVSVPAAALGNHLGWSDLTQWFKGHGSGHHKLTTTTTTPTSPPPPPQPATSALSVFTGGPGGGGSQPDADYSFLISLHPYIKEMNGKQNRKFRQKVVGLIDDILDNKDV
- the Flad1 gene encoding flavin adenine dinucleotide synthetase 1, isoform A, giving the protein MSYWRVTSSFLLARARPRLPQTLRPLSTMNECRKNITNITNITANNSILCAKSISKKHLFLEKRSMSDRSENSKDVAKGQDISNPMELTAEDRLAIEERQNKAFAFFAETLQIYGVEELIFCFNGGKDCTVLLDLLMRYLRQENISSGDIPMLYIKSGDSFPEIDEFVERCVRNYRVQLVQYEGTLKEALTHMSSDMPRIKAVFVGSRNTDPYCQHLAPMQPTDNDWPPMMRLNPLLEWSYHDVWHYIHLNSVPYCSLYDRGYTSIGNRANTVPNPHLRRTDAECECGSNSDAVCSCDLGGYRPAWELQDATMERAGRLPRK